The genome window GCCAATCCCCAGCCAAAGGATCCAAAAGGACTTTCAAATTTCCAGAATCTAACGCATATTGAACTTCCTTTGTTATCCCCAAGGCTGACCTACCAGTCAACAATCGTAATAATATAATTCCAAATGAATAAACATCTGACTTTGGAGTAAGCTCTGCTGTGGAAAGGAACTCAGGATCCATATATGCAAAAGTGCCCTTTGGGTCGGTTTTCCAATACAGCGTTGAGTTGTTGTTTAAACTTTCATCTTGAGATAATAAACGACAGATTCCAAAGTCACTAAGTTTGCTAACAAAGTTAGCATCAAGGAGAATGTTGGCTGGTTTTAAGTCTCCATGGATTATGCTGTTTGGTTTACATGAATGAAGAAAGATGAGGGCGGAGCACAACTCTGCAGCAATGCGTATTCGAATTTGCCATGATAATGGGGGACTATTGTCCTTGCAGCTGAGGCGATCTTCAACGCTTCCATTTGGGAGGTACTCATAAATAAGAGCCCAAGCATCTGGGCAGGCTCCAATGAGTGTAACTAGATTGGGATGCCTCAACTTACTCAATACATCAACCTGAAATAGAGCCAACCAATGTCACACAACGCCAAACTTGCGATCaatttaatttacattttttttttgaagttgtagAAAAATTACCTACTACagaatttagccaaaaaaaaaaaaaaaaaatgaaggaaattgAGTAAACAAATTTCTTCCTATCCAATTCTTAGTTTCTAAATAAGCTCACATTTTTATacattataaatatacaaacaATTTTGTGCCATTATCAAAACATCATTTAATGCTGCatcaaattgtgaaaattgGATTGGACTGGACTGTTCGAGTGTGTATGGAGTCCTACATTGGATGTTTACTAGGTGAATATTGGGTTTATGAGTGATTACGAAGAGTCCAAATTGTAAATTGACCCGTCCTTTTGGGTTGTAAGCACAGATGTGACTAGTGCTTTCCTCAAGTCATTACAAAAGTAGCAACTGATGAATGATTTTAGATTGTATTCGACTAGAAAATGGTACATGTTCAAGtacacttaattaatttatgaagatgaggaataaaaaatgatgaGAGAAGCCAAACCAAATTAAGAGTAATATAATTTAGGTCAACAAGCCTTCATAACATGCATTCATCTAAACGGGTACAATTTCACTTGAGCCAACACTTATTGATTACACtccataaaattaatatttgctCAAGCCATTTATCCAGTTCATAATGTAGCagacaaatttattaaatgAAATTACAAGAACATACCACTTGGGTCCTAGACTCCTAGTATTTGATGTACTAATAGCCTTGGGAATGGCAGTTACACTCATGGTGAAGATTTAGATTTTCAACTCTTCTAGACAACAAAACATACAATCATCCTAATAAAAACATGATGTAAACATTTAATTCATCTAAAATAAATACACAGAATTCAAACCATCTTACCTCCTGCTGAAATTCTGATGGGCCTTGCAAGCTATGAGAGTGTAGCATTTTTATAGCCACTTGGGTGTGACGCAGGACACCTTTATAAATGTTCCCATATCCCCCTTCTCCAATCTTCAGGGATGGATCAAAGTTTCTAGTTGCTTCGTCAAGTTCTGAGAAAGAAAACTCAGAGAAGAACTGAGGCATGTGTGTGCTTGAGGCTTCTCCTTGTTTCTTCCTCAGCTCCTCAGCTTCTTTAAGTGCAATGTCTCTCTCTGTCTGCaactcatctctctctttcttataATTTTGCAAGAGTTCCACAGCAGAGATAATCTTCTGCTCCAACTCCTTTACCATCTGCTCAGATTCTGCAATTTGCCTCTCCATTGATGATTTCTGATCAAGGGCAATTTCAAGTTCTTCCTTGACTTCGGAACACAGGTTATTAACCTTTTCaagttcttccttttcttttgctaGTGCTTGCTCCATTTCTTTCCTTTGCTTCAATGCCTCAAAATAAAAGATTTCTGATGCTTTAGCCTGTAAATTGCATAATTGGCAATTTGCATAGGATAATGagattttttaagtttacaCTCTGAGATATCCATATAAGCAACTCAATACAATTGAAAATGACGCCCAATTCCTTTGAATAATCTAAAAACATTAGTCTAGATAGTGTTATATATGCTCCACCTCTTAGTTGGACCATCATGGAAGCATTTAAACAAGATCAAACTAACTTTATCATTAAGAACCAATGTTAATAGGGAGGAATGTCCATACACTCAGCCCACTTAACTTTTCTTGATCTTCTTATCCTATATATGGTTAAAGGACTTAAGGTATGTGATAGTCAGTACAAGGTGCGTAGTATGTTGACAATTCCACTCCTTAGGATGTAAGCATCACCTTTCTTTAATATGTTAATTTGTACCTATGAGGCTGTAACATATAACTGAATTTcagggttttttgtttttgttttcccccAATCCACATAAACAAAATCAGCTCCATGATGGATAGTAATAAATAAGTACCAAGGATATAAGATAAATACCCGCCGTATGGAATCAATGGCATCCTTTTCAGCTTTCCCACGCTTGACAGTCTCTTGAAATGCTTCTCGCTTTGCATTTCTGGCCTCTGCCATGGCTTGTTCAAGTTGGTCATAAAAAGTATCATCTATACTTCCATCCTGCAAGAATCCGTCAAtcattaaaagttaaaacccaTTCCTATAATTTGGTCAATGATATACTTGCTTGACTAAAGACAAAGGTAAAATGATTCTTACAAAATCCAAACTTACAACTTAAAACATAAACTTGGTCCATCCATAACATTAATGTGAATGTCCTACAAAAATGTTAGCACGTACCAGTACACTGGGAGGGGAAGACTGATGAAGATCCTCTTTATACTGATGGAGTTCACTTAATTCTAATCCATTCTCACTTCCCTCAGTTCCAACATACGGAACAGGAGCTACCTCACTAGAAAAGCTTGAGTAATCCGAACCCTGATGAGGACTGCTTCCAGATAACCTGTCTGATTCACAGGAATCCCCATCTGCATCCAAATTGCTTTTTGGAGCTGAAAGCCCTTCAGTGTTAATTGGGGAAAAACCAAACGTCTTA of Quercus lobata isolate SW786 chromosome 8, ValleyOak3.0 Primary Assembly, whole genome shotgun sequence contains these proteins:
- the LOC115955489 gene encoding U-box domain-containing protein 33-like; its protein translation is MAMVSPVSAITQRTHTIRVQMASRQEIEGDSVVSRIEDIIYVAVAKDVKDSKSTLVWTLQKSGGKKVCIIHVHQPAQMIPLMGTKFPASSMKEQEVKAYREIERQLMQKTLDEYLLICRRMGVRAEKVHIEMDSIEKGIVELICEHGIRKLVMGAAADKHYSRRMMDLKSKKAIYVRQQAPAYCHIQFVCKGNLIHNREGNLHGADVEVASPLFQVNPNNETGQPNHLRSQSVTVVPTTRVALSNPAQDLFRRVRSVDIKTFGFSPINTEGLSAPKSNLDADGDSCESDRLSGSSPHQGSDYSSFSSEVAPVPYVGTEGSENGLELSELHQYKEDLHQSSPPSVLDGSIDDTFYDQLEQAMAEARNAKREAFQETVKRGKAEKDAIDSIRRAKASEIFYFEALKQRKEMEQALAKEKEELEKVNNLCSEVKEELEIALDQKSSMERQIAESEQMVKELEQKIISAVELLQNYKKERDELQTERDIALKEAEELRKKQGEASSTHMPQFFSEFSFSELDEATRNFDPSLKIGEGGYGNIYKGVLRHTQVAIKMLHSHSLQGPSEFQQEVDVLSKLRHPNLVTLIGACPDAWALIYEYLPNGSVEDRLSCKDNSPPLSWQIRIRIAAELCSALIFLHSCKPNSIIHGDLKPANILLDANFVSKLSDFGICRLLSQDESLNNNSTLYWKTDPKGTFAYMDPEFLSTAELTPKSDVYSFGIILLRLLTGRSALGITKEVQYALDSGNLKVLLDPLAGDWPFVQAEQLARLALRCCEINRRSRPDLGSDVWRVLEPMRASCGGSSSFRLGSEEHFQPPPYFICPIFHEVMQDPHVAADGFTYEAEALRGWLDSGHDTSPMTNVKLEHCNLVPNHALRSAIQEWLQQH